The Malaclemys terrapin pileata isolate rMalTer1 chromosome 2, rMalTer1.hap1, whole genome shotgun sequence nucleotide sequence ACATGAGGCaaagcagcagagaatcaggccttcaATTTCCAAGGTTTGAGCCAGAATAAACATTTGGCTTTCGAAACacgttttgttttctttaagaaGCATGTGTTACAACAGGAATGTCAATTTCAATGGCAGAGAGCCGAGATCGTGCAGAATAGGGCTGGGAGGCATAGCTAGGCATGCTCGAGGCATGGGAATAGAGAGGCTGCCAGAATGGGGACGGTAAGGTTTTGCATGCACAATACCACAGAAATAACAGAACTGAAGTGAAAAACAGGCCTCCTGCACTGGCAATGGTAATATACACTGAAATATCAAAGGTAAAAACTGGCTCATATTTTTTGTTCAGGTAGTTGTTATAAAAAATTACCCAGATTGATGGTGTGAGACAAATGGCACATGCAAGTAGAAACAACAGACCAGCCACAAGGTGGCAGCCTGGACTATTTACAAGACATTTAGCAAGTTTGATGTTTGGTACATTTGACACAAAGGCCGTGTTACACATGCCGATCAAACACAGCAGCAGAGCGGAGACAGCAGTTAGCATACTACAGGGAAGCGCAAATTGGAGAACCCGTAAATCCAGCTGATCGACTGCTGTGTACCACTCTGTGTCATATATCACACAGTCTCTGCTTCCATCAAAGCGTGCACACTTAATCCAGAGTCCAGTGTAAACGGTCAGATTCTTTTCATTTCTGTTGAATGTGTGCAGCCTCATCAGTCTCCAGTTAGGAAGTAAAACTGCAGCAAAAAGGCCTGCTACCGAGGCTGTTCCACTGAGGAAGGCCAGTACTGTCGC carries:
- the CLDN12 gene encoding claudin-12 gives rise to the protein MGCRDVHAATVLAFLSGTASVAGLFAAVLLPNWRLMRLHTFNRNEKNLTVYTGLWIKCARFDGSRDCVIYDTEWYTAVDQLDLRVLQFALPCSMLTAVSALLLCLIGMCNTAFVSNVPNIKLAKCLVNSPGCHLVAGLLFLLACAICLTPSIWVIFYNNYLNKKYEPVFTFDISVYITIASAGGLFFTSVLLFLWYCACKTLPSPFWQPLYSHASSMPSYASQPYSARSRLSAIEIDIPVVTHAS